A genome region from Pyrenophora tritici-repentis strain M4 chromosome 9, whole genome shotgun sequence includes the following:
- a CDS encoding TolA, Membrane protein involved in colicin uptake gives MAPIDEAIADLESRDPGEKFTLKEVAEKWGVNRSTLGRRWRRVTGPRSDGYAQQQAIGPQQELELVRYITKLTKQGLPPTREMIRNFSSEVAHQQLSESWVTRFINRHEIYLISKWTTAMDRTRHLADSESKYRLYFELLHQKITEYHLEARDIYNMDEKGFLIGMIGRSKRIFSRRQWDKKEVRASLQDGSREFLTLLACCCADGSSLPPALIYAAKNGAIRSSWVEDIKAGEHEVFVSSSLTGWSNNDVGLAWLEQVFDRYTKQRSGRWRLLILDGHGSHLTMEFIKYCDRHRILLMILPPHSTHTLQPLDVVLFKPLSQAYSNELTNHLYKAQGLIPIKKGDFFPLFWRAWQASFKQSTILKAFEATGIWPIDPNVILRRFASTPEAERSSSSGLSDHDWRKLDRLVRAAVNDSHQYEARKLRSSVHHLSVQYKLLQHENEGLKEALQHKKKHKKKGKALDLQQRQEYHGGSVFWSPRKIREARAREVVRERDKIEEKLQKAQAKKQREEVQLQRQVKLEEKRVERQRLKEIRELERAEKAAERARKVEAQHQKKATQQAQQRKRKASRAPSSKNKRQKRAMEDRARDRVASPPSPPPPKTTSRGRNVNLPQKFR, from the coding sequence ATGGCTCCGATTGATGAAGCGATTGCAGATTTAGAATCGCGCGATCCAGGAGAGAAATTCACATTAAAAGAAGTTGCTGAAAAATGGGGGGTTAACCGCTCAACGCTAGGGCGAAGATGGAGGCGCGTGACAGGGCCTAGGAGCGATGGATACGCTCAGCAGCAAGCTATCGGCCCACAACAAGAGTTAGAGCTTGTACGATATATCACTAAGCTCACTAAGCAAGGCCTACCTCctacaagagagatgatcaggaatttctcatcagaagtagcccatcagcagctcagcgagagctgggttactcgcttcattaaccgacacgagatctatcttatctcaaagtggaccaccgccatggatcgtacgcgccacctggctgattctgagtcaaagtatagactctacttcgagctgctgcaccagaagatcaccgaataccacctagaggctcgagatatatacaatatggatgaaaAGGGCTTCCTTATTGGTATGATAGGCAGGAGTAAGAGGATATTtagcaggcgtcaatgggataagaaagaggttcgagcatctctccaggatggatcacgcgagtttctgacactcctggcctgctgctgcgccgatgggagctcgctgcctccagcccttatctacgcagctaaaaatggagccatacgatcgagttgggtggaggatattaaggcaggagaacatgaggtctttgtctcatcatctctaacaggctggtcaaacaatgacgtaggcctagcttggctagagcaggtgtttgatcgctatacaaagcagcgatcagggagatggcgattgctcatccttgatggccatggatctcacctcacgatggagtttatcaagtactgcgatcgccataggatcctcctcatgatccttcctccccattcgactcatacgctccagccgctcgatgtagtgctgttcaagccactctctcaagcctactccaacgagctcactaaccatctctacaaggctcaaggcctcaTTCCAATTaagaaaggagacttcttcccactcttctggAGAGCTTGGCAGGCCTCGTTTAAGCAATCAACTATATTAAAAGCGTTTGAAGCTACTGGTATATGGCCAATAGATcccaacgttatccttcgtagatttgccagcacgccagaagctgagagaagctcatcttcagggctctctgatcatgactggagaaagctcgatcggttagtacgagctgctgtcaatgatagccatcagtatgaggcaagaaagctgcgctcaagcgttcaccatctctctgtgcagtatAAGCTTTTAcagcatgagaacgagggcttaaaggaggctcttcaacataaaaagaagcataagaagaagggcaaagctcttgaccttcaacagcgccaggagtatcacggtggctctgtcttctggtctcctcgcaagatacgcgaggctcgagctagagaagtagtacgggagcgagataagatagaggagaaactccaaaaagcacaggccaagaagcagcgtgAGGAGGTtcaactgcagcgtcaagttaagctcgaggagaagcgtgtagagaggcagaggctcaaggagataagggagcttgagcgagctgagaaagcagctgaacgcgcgcgcaaagttgaagctcaacaccagaaaaaagccacccaacaagctcaacaacgcaagcgTAAAGCCTCAAGAGCGCCCTCTTCTAAgaacaagcgtcaaaaacgaGCGATGGAGGATAGAGCTCGCGATAGAGTTGCATCTCCTCCAtcgcctccaccaccaaagaccacatcacgtggccgcaacgtcaacctcccacaAAAATTCAGATAG
- a CDS encoding GTPase SAR1 and related small G protein gives MGGYLSTFTKLIWAKKEIRILILGLDNAGKTTLLYRLKIGEVVTTIPTIGFNVESVTYKNLNFNVWDLGGQTSIRPYWRCYYANTAAVIFVIDSTDIERLTTASEELRAMLNEEELRDAALLVFANKQDQPGAKGAGEISEALRLGELKDRNWSIVACSAVDGSGVQEGMDWLVSNVGEGQN, from the exons ATGGGTGGCTACCTATCCACATTCACAAAGCTCATATGGGCGAAGAAGGAGATACGGATACTGATTCTGGGACTT GATAACGCTGGCAAAACCACACTGCTGTACAGACTAAAG ATTGGCGAAGTAGTCACAACGATACCTACAATAGGTTTCAACGTCGAGTCAGTAACATACAAGAACCTCAATTTCAACGTCTGG GACCTTGGAGGCCAAACATCTATCCGCCCCTACTGGCGCTGCTACTATGCCAACACAGCCGCCGTAATATTCGTCATCGACAGCACCGACATCGAGCGTCTGACGACGGCCTCGGAGGAGCTCCGCGCCATGCTCAACGAAGAAGAACTCCGCGACGCCGCGCTCCTCGTTTTCGCAAACAAGCAGGATCAGCCTGGTGCAAAGGGCGCAGGCGAAATCAGCGAGGCGTTACGCTTGGGCGAGCTCAAGGATCGGAATTGGAGTATCGTTGCTTGTAGCGCTGTCGATGGGAGCGGTGTTCAGGAGGGCATGGATTGGCTCGTGAGTAATGTTGGCGAGGGCCAGAACTGA
- a CDS encoding KAR9 multi-domain protein gives MSFLNLLAEAKGNAAPIKFKTIPKPSTASKPVSTSTKVASSASTTSKSPTTSKPIPKKPASTSTAPKPSTAPSSTSNQPAKTPLLAHRRDTTKPAVASTVSNHTAEAKPDATDRIISRVANPVVERSPIRKQRADIPPPRPLYSRRGNRVENRATLRHPRKDPTTPQKNMNKNIAKALTPQSKFKAQSAAQNQTRTQRPSRRRNYNQYPPPAPVMPNPTRYEFLMPFSRKPERKPKRCLIKAEYQTMRCVDLIDEAKFRGLELDSQVRSYLVDVLLIDDMAYAELMDKLGNKQEAIEYAQGEVAHYNQGLRRKRAVAEAAKEQAMREWNEKQQWFRVDAEQVATKEVEEEVEEKKPTVEAQEQEKIQESQDPGYSYEHEARPATSGSTAEEQPKGNKRARPSDDDDNEESNPKKKARHSTPQNTTEDSKPLAKDDKPVKKTNLSRVVKANDPPTALPRAIQAHISKTPSFKKEDIEMKNSDETTIAEHAKGVAVKIKRKKASAPKPLQRTHYTHSDTDDEEMKYEGHDGEEEESEEDDFIVDDLAYKSKRKSKVSAMARSNLFSGMR, from the coding sequence ATGTCATTCCTCAATCTTCTCGCTGAGGCCAAAGGCAACGCCGCTCCCATCAAATTCAAGACCATCCCCAAGCCTTCGACTGCTTCCAAACCCGTTTCTACTTCTACAAAGGTCGCAAGCAGTGCTTCTACTACATCCAAGTCGCCAACAACATCTAAGCCGATCCCAAAGAAGCCTGCGAGTACCTCGACTGCGCCAAAGCCGTCAACGGCTCCTTCATCGACATCTAACCAGCCCGCAAAGACCCCCCTGTTGGCCCATAGGCGCGATACTACAAAGCCCGCGGTTGCCTCGACTGTCTCAAATCATACCGCCGAAGCCAAGCCTGACGCGACCGATCGGATTATATCTCGAGTAGCGAACCCCGTAGTCGAGCGGTCGCCGATCAGAAAACAGCGCGCCGATATACCTCCACCCCGCCCACTATATTCAAGAAGGGGCAATCGGGTTGAAAACAGGGCTACCTTGCGCCATCCTCGCAAAGACCCGACTACTCCTCAAAAGAACATGAACAAGAACATCGCCAAAGCGTTGACGCCCCAATCTAAGTTCAAAGCCCAATCTGCTGCTCAAAATCAGACTCGTACACAGCGACCAAGCCGGCGTCGAAATTACAACCAATACCCACCTCCGGCGCCTGTCATGCCCAACCCGACGCGCTATGAGTTCCTTATGCCATTTTCACGCAAGCCGGAGCGGAAGCCAAAACGCTGCTTGATCAAGGCAGAGTACCAGACCATGAGGTGTGTTGACCTCATAGACGAGGCAAAGTTCCGTGGTCTTGAGCTAGACAGCCAGGTCCGATCCTATCTCGTAGACGTGCTTCTGATCGATGATATGGCCTACGCTGAGTTGATGGATAAACTCGGTAATAAGCAGGAGGCGATAGAGTATGCTCAGGGTGAAGTCGCACACTACAACCAAGGGTTGAGGCGTAAGCGAGCTGTCGCAGAGGCTGCGAAAGAGCAAGCCATGCGCGAGTGGAATGAGAAGCAGCAGTGGTTCCGCGTCGATGCTGAGCAGGTGGCCACTAAGGAGGTGGAAGAAGAGGTGGAAGAGAAGAAGCCCACCGTTGAGGCACAGGAGCAGGAGAAGATTCAAGAGAGCCAGGATCCCGGCTATAGTTACGAGCATGAAGCTCGACCCGCTACCAGTGGTAGCACTGCTGAAGAGCAACCCAAAGGCAACAAGCGTGCTCGTCCAAgtgacgacgacgacaacgaaGAGTCTAACCCCAAGAAGAAGGCCAGACATTCTACTCCTCAGAACACCACCGAAGACAGTAAGCCTTTGGCTAAGGATGACAAGCCTGTGAAGAAGACAAACCTCTCTCGTGTTGTCAAGGCCAATGACCCACCAACTGCTCTTCCTCGAGCTATACAAGCTCACATCAGCAAGACGCCATCCTTCAAAAAGGAGGATATCGAGATGAAAAACTCGGATGAAACCACAATCGCTGAGCATGCCAAGGGTGTAGCAGTGAAGATCAAGCGAAAGAAGGCATCTGCCCCAAAGCCTTTACAGCGTACTCATTATACTCACTCGGACACTGACGATGAGGAAATGAAATATGAAGGCCATGatggcgaagaagaagagtcggAAGAGGATGATTTCATCGTGGATGACCTGGCTTACAAGTCTAAGCGCAAGTCGAAGGTTTCAGCCATGGCTAGATCGAATCTGTTCTCTGGGATGAGGTAG
- a CDS encoding PBPe domain containing protein has protein sequence MAYIVGRRPVTSRDSFSRTAIFTQRDLEEGIAAIDHTLKTATASRRFFFTSNGYMGMGPKTTMAGDQVFVLKGSKAPFMVIQDRSVIVEGDNWIALISGDDSEEHISATTKLKTSFRLVGDCFAHDLMDGEAFEQADAQIEKVYLA, from the coding sequence ATGGCGTATATCGTCGGGCGACGGCCCGTGACTTCCCGCGATTCGTTCAGCCGTACTGCAATCTTTACGCAACGCGATCTCGAGGAAGGCATAGCTGCTATCGACCACACTCTCAAGACCGCTACGGCCTCTCGACGTTTCTTTTTTACAAGCAATGGGTACATGGGTATGGGCCCAAAGACGACTATGGCGGGTGATCAGGTATTCGTCTTGAAGGGTAGTAAGGCCCCTTTTATGGTCATACAAGATCGATCAGTAATTGTTGAAGGCGATAATTGGATAGCTCTAATATCTGGTGACGATAGCGAAGAACACATCTCTGCTACGACGAAGTTGAAAACTTCTTTTCGGTTGGTTGGCGATTGTTTCGCTCACGATTTGATGGACGGCGAAGCGTTCGAGCAAGCTGATGCTCAGATCGAAAAGGTCTACCTGGCTTGA
- a CDS encoding HET domain containing protein: MAHNIVSRVAKVFRVATPDLYTPLNTGSHAFRLLHLLPGAWEDDISAELHECSMIECRNRYITISYTWGQPNEVPRVPIACNGKTVFIFENLCVALRRLRRPNHVLLIWVDALCINQDDTLERAHQVGLMGEIYSNSQETAIWLGEPASNEHDGRDLLKADAKPSRIIWNGDERDKSLRDAYFADTERSHLFGVPAVDRSWTENGPDTFGALCLIHSFAEDASHAALNTLDKEKVAAIRRYGFGSIWQGLVLAKARVRGSRSSRVWEGLARLMSRPWWQRVWIVQETVLSRRATIHYGMLSAP; encoded by the coding sequence ATGGCTCATAACATCGTTTCCAGAGTTGCCAAGGTTTTCAGGGTCGCTACACCGGACCTCTACACTCCACTCAATACCGGCTCACATGCTTTTCGCCTGCTGCACCTTCTGCCTGGAGCCTGGGAGGACGACATTTCCGCGGAGCTGCACGAATGCTCTATGATTGAATGCCGAAACCGCTACATCACCATATCCTACACATGGGGCCAACCGAATGAGGTCCCTAGAGTTCCTATAGCGTGTAACGGAAAGACTGTGTTCATCTTCGAAAATCTCTGCGTTGCTCTCCGCAGATTGCGACGGCCCAACCACGTGCTGCTGATTTGGGTGGATGCATTGTGTATCAACCAAGATGATACCTTGGAGCGGGCGCATCAGGTTGGTCTCATGGGAGAGATATACAGTAATAGTCAAGAGACTGCTATATGGCTGGGCGAACCGGCGAGTAATGAGCATGACGGTCGCGACCTCTTAAAGGCGGATGCAAAGCCATCGCGAATCATTTGGAATGGCGATGAGAGAGATAAATCATTAAGAGATGCATACTTCGCGGATACTGAGCGTTCACATCTATTTGGAGTACCAGCAGTGGATCGATCCTGGACTGAGAACGGACCTGATACATTTGGGGCATTGTGTCTGATCCACAGCTTCGCCGAAGACGCGTCGCACGCTGCGCTCAACACTTTAGATAAAGAAAAGGTTGCTGCTATTCGACGATACGGGTTTGGCAGTATCTGGCAAGGCTTGGTACTTGCAAAAGCTCGTGTACGCGGCTCTCGGTCTTCTAGAGTATGGGAGGGTCTTGCAAGGCTGATGAGTAGACCATGGTGGCAACGTGTTTGGATTGTCCAAGAGACAGTCCTATCTCGGAGAGCCACCATTCACTACGGTATGCTTTCCGCACCCTAG
- a CDS encoding Glyco-hydro-65m multi-domain protein, with amino-acid sequence MISTSFLRATVAFLASTRIVSGSTSSEKEQFKHVTWNDEDWVISTHALDQGHYQSRLTLANGYFGINVASAGPFFEVDEPVDGDIISGWPLFSRRQAYSTIAGFWNSQPRTKGSNYPWLYQYGWESFTAGIPHSSGLIVEANGEFLNASVNPDHISDFVSSLDVKAGIASWRYNWRPGGSGDVLIDVDYQLFIHKLYVNKAATRLRLTATRDVNVTVYDVLDGDCAVRSEFVDKKYEEDTPTIWSAVSPGNITNVTAYVYSTLSSNDWVDLAARSQVGDGIFSSGNGSTIAQSVPVELVAFRPTEITKFIGIASTDSFPDPQKVARDASLSGAEEGYSKLIRSHIKEWASILTPDSVDDYRLPNGSLPNDPEVKELHILARTNPFYLLSNMVGPNAVAAAGNNTKLDIYSIPVCGLGSDCYGGLIFWDADVWISPGIQVSHPQHAQNVIKYRVEHFEQAKRNVGTAFTSSKNQTGRFTPGGAVYPWTSGRFGNCTGTGACFDYEYHLNGDMSLAFNNHLIITGDGQYFNDTLLPISNAVAHFFGQLLDFNETSGAYEIWNATDPDEYANQVNNNGFTTALIQRHFLETNEFNAWFGRKPNASWAEKASKMRLPVNEDAGIIVEYNGMNGSVTVKQADVVLVDDLLHYPNPYSLANLDYYAAKQSLDGPAMTYSSFAVVANEVSPSGCSSFTYDVYSSSPYVRAPWYQYSEQLLDNVEENGGTHPAFPFLTGMGGTNRVAIFGYLGLGLYYDKLDIDPSLPPQIEHLNYRIFYWMGHGINATSNSTHTTLARLPRGKYTLPSANATYFEKPIPVTIGTRSSRDNVTYELGDEPLVVRNRPMGEILTVGGNILQCKNLLPPPQGNKPGQFPIAAIDGAASTKWQPEFANITSYLTVDLGTSSFYPINKIVMDWGNQPPSHFEIYFSNSTLPPFSDTRLKDDVKKVTTGKIELSAPWDPVTAYEIKTYIGNQTNVTLQESIWSGRYAHLAVLGNQFSEDAMDGGTVAEWSLVREEY; translated from the coding sequence ATGATATCGACGAGCTTTCTCCGAGCTACAGTCGCCTTTTTAGCATCGACTCGCATAGTTTCAGGCTCCACCAGCAGCGAGAAGGAGCAGTTCAAGCACGTGACATGGAATGATGAAGATTGGGTCATCTCGACGCATGCTCTGGACCAAGGCCACTACCAATCCCGCTTGACCCTCGCAAACGGGTATTTTGGAATCAATGTCGCATCTGCAGGACCGTTCTTCGAAGTCGATGAACCGGTTGATGGCGATATCATAAGCGGATGGCCCCTGTTTAGCAGGCGACAGGCCTATTCGACAATCGCAGGCTTCTGGAACAGTCAACCCAGAACAAAGGGGTCGAATTACCCCTGGCTTTATCAATATGGATGGGAAAGTTTTACTGCCGGTATACCACATTCGAGTGGACTTATTGTTGAGGCGAACGGCGAGTTTTTGAACGCATCGGTCAATCCAGACCACATCTCAGACTTTGTGTCGAGTCTGGATGTGAAGGCCGGAATTGCTAGTTGGCGATACAACTGGAGGCCAGGGGGCTCTGGAGACGTACTCATTGACGTGGACTACCAGTTGTTTATCCACAAGCTTTACGTCAACAAAGCTGCAACCAGGCTACGACTTACGGCAACCCGTGATGTAAATGTTACGGTGTACGACGTCCTCGATGGAGACTGTGCAGTTCGTTCAGAATTCGTCGACAAAAAGTATGAGGAGGACACGCCAACCATCTGGTCTGCCGTTAGTCCGGGCAATATCACTAATGTTACGGCATATGTCTACTCAACTCTGTCAAGTAACGACTGGGTCGACCTCGCCGCCCGCAGCCAAGTAGGAGACGGAATATTCAGCAGCGGCAACGGCTCAACCATTGCGCAGTCTGTCCCTGTTGAACTGGTCGCATTCCGCCCTACTGAGATCACGAAATTTATCGGAATCGCATCAACTGATTCCTTCCCAGATCCCCAGAAGGTAGCACGAGATGCTTCCCTATCTGGTGCTGAGGAGGGTTACTCTAAGCTTATACGTTCCCACATTAAAGAGTGGGCCTCTATCCTAACGCCAGACTCGGTTGACGATTATCGCTTACCGAATGGCTCCCTTCCGAACGATCCCGAAGTGAAGGAACTGCATATCCTGGCCCGTACGAACCCGTTCTATCTCTTATCGAACATGGTCGGGCCAAATGCTGTAGCCGCAGCCGGTAACAACACGAAGCTGGATATCTACAGCATACCAGTCTGTGGGCTTGGCTCTGATTGTTACGGTGGCTTGATTTTCTGGGATGCCGATGTGTGGATCAGTCCCGGAATCCAAGTATCACACCCACAGCATGCTCAGAACGTCATCAAATATCGCGTAGAGCACTTTGAGCAAGCGAAGCGGAATGTTGGAACAGCTTTTACCTCAAGCAAGAATCAGACGGGTCGGTTCACTCCTGGCGGAGCTGTCTATCCTTGGACCAGTGGACGTTTCGGCAATTGCACAGGGACTGGGGCTTGCTTTGATTACGAATACCATCTTAACGGGGATATGAGCTTGGCTTTCAACAATCACCTCATCATCACAGGTGATGGACAATATTTTAACGACACCTTACTACCTATATCAAATGCGGTTGCGCACTTCTTCGGGCAGCTGCTCGACTTCAACGAGACTTCTGGTGCCTATGAGATATGGAACGCCACTGACCCCGATGAGTACGCGAATCAAGTCAACAACAATGGATTTACTACTGCACTCATTCAAAGGCATTTTCTCGAGACTAACGAGTTTAATGCCTGGTTTGGACGCAAACCTAACGCTAGCTGGGCAGAGAAGGCCTCAAAGATGAGGCTTCCAGTGAATGAGGATGCGGGGATCATCGTGGAATATAATGGTATGAACGGATCGGTCACCGTCAAGCAAGCAGACGTGGTTCTGGTTGATGACTTGTTGCATTACCCAAATCCCTACAGCTTGGCAAACCTGGACTACTATGCGGCGAAACAATCACTTGATGGTCCTGCGATGACGTACTCATCGTTTGCTGTTGTGGCAAACGAGGTGTCTCCTTCTGGATGCTCGAGTTTTACATACGACGTCTACTCCTCTTCGCCTTACGTCCGTGCACCCTGGTATCAGTATTCAGAACAACTTCTGGATAACGTCGAAGAAAACGGTGGAACACATCCCGCATTCCCATTTTTGACGGGCATGGGAGGAACCAACCGTGTTGCCATCTTCGGATACTTGGGCCTGGGATTGTATTACGATAAACTGGATATCGATCCCTCCCTACCTCCGCAAATAGAGCACCTCAACTACCGTATATTCTACTGGATGGGTCATGGTATTAATGCCACATCCAACTCTACTCACACAACATTAGCACGACTGCCTAGGGGGAAATATACCCTACCTTCAGCAAACGCTACTTATTTCGAAAAGCCAATTCCAGTTACTATTGGTACCCGCAGCAGTCGAGATAACGTGACATACGAGCTTGGCGACGAACCACTCGTAGTCCGTAACCGTCCAATGGGCGAGATACTTACAGTTGGTGGAAACATCCTTCAATGCAAGAATTTGCTACCCCCACCTCAAGGGAACAAGCCAGGGCAGTTCCCTATCGCCGCCATCGACGGAGCTGCAAGCACGAAGTGGCAACCTGAATTTGCAAATATCACAAGCTACCTTACTGTCGATCTCGGCACCTCATCCTTCTATCCTATCAACAAGATTGTCATGGACTGGGGCAACCAGCCTCCCTCGCATTTCGAAATTTATTTCTCTAACTCTACGCTTCCGCCATTTTCCGACACTCGACTTAAAGATGACGTGAAGAAGGTCACGACTGGCAAGATAGAGCTGAGTGCACCATGGGATCCGGTGACAGCATATGAGATTAAGACCTATATCGGTAATCAAACAAATGTTACGCTTCAAGAGAGTATCTGGAGCGGAAGGTATGCTCACCTTGCGGTGCTGGGCAATCAGTTTTCTGAAGATGCTATGGATGGAGGTACAGTTGCTGAATGGAGCCTTGTCAGGGAGGAGTATTGA
- a CDS encoding ATS1, Alpha-tubulin suppressor and related RCC1 domain-containing protein — protein MSYELYVFGSNSEGQLGIPAADIVNIPTKVSNTPSLDNLLAIRGGDNHSLFLSKDRAVYGVGDNRKGQLGSFGGETQFQSFKKAHSHILFTAATCESSAYISKGGEDSQSCILTEGSGRWGELGRGDQVDCGPLAECTSLQGAVIDFNAGVWHYVVILDDGSVYGWGKARLGQLGDKLSGKVTRPTKIENIPFKPRKVVCGADFTYLVGEPSTGEHILLGKDKFNIISNMPANIKGWKDIGAMWHAVFVLFDDDTLAAWGKENMWKLLPPDLPLLDKISVGSDHILAVTRDGKLISWGWGKHGNCGDLSKLQDEVKNDMVSGFWNEIELQGEIEKIGAGFCTSFAVVK, from the coding sequence ATGTCTTACGAATTGTACGTCTTTGGCAGCAACTCGGAAGGCCAACTCGGCATACCAGCCGCCGACATCGTCAATATACCTACCAAGGTTTCCAATACTCCTTCGCTTGACAATCTGTTGGCGATCAGGGGCGGAGATAATCACTCGCTTTTTTTAAGCAAGGATAGAGCTGTCTATGGTGTCGGTGACAATCGCAAGGGTCAGCTAGGCTCATTTGGAGGAGAGACCCAGTTTCAAAGTTTCAAAAAAGCACATAGTCACATTCTCTTCACCGCAGCTACCTGTGAGTCTTCAGCATATATCTCGAAAGGTGGTGAGGACTCGCAGTCATGCATACTTACCGAAGGGTCTGGCCGATGGGGAGAACTAGGCCGTGGAGATCAAGTTGACTGCGGGCCATTAGCAGAGTGCACATCACTTCAAGGTGCAGTCATCGACTTCAATGCTGGCGTATGGCACTACGTAGTCATTCTCGATGATGGCTCAGTCTACGGCTGGGGCAAAGCTCGTCTAGGCCAGCTTGGTGACAAGCTTTCTGGCAAAGTCACAAGACCGACCAAGATTGAAAACATACCATTTAAGCCAAGAAAGGTTGTCTGCGGAGCAGACTTTACCTATCTCGTTGGCGAACCATCTACAGGTGAGCACATACTGCTCGGAAAAGACAAGTTCAACATCATCTCCAACATGCCTGCCAACATCAAAGGCTGGAAAGACATTGGCGCCATGTGGCATGCCGTGTTCGTACTATTCGATGACGATACTCTGGCTGCCTGGGGCAAAGAGAATATGTGGAAGTTATTGCCGCCAGATCTCCCTCTTTTGGATAAGATCTCTGTGGGTTCTGATCACATACTTGCTGTGACGAGGGATGGCAAACTTATATCGTGGGGTTGGGGCAAACATGGTAATTGCGGTGATTTATCCAAGCTACAGGACGAAGTCAAGAACGATATGGTCAGCGGATTTTGGAATGAAATTGAGTTACAAGGGGAAATCGAAAAAATAGGGGCTGGGTTTTGTACTTCCTTTGCAGTTGTAAAGTAA
- a CDS encoding 40S ribosomal protein uS9 produces the protein MASQSVQCFGKKKTATAVAHCKAGKGLVKVNGKPLSLVQPELLRFKVYEPILILGVDKFADVDIRVRVSGGGHTSQVYAIRQAIAKSIIAYYQKYVDEHSKNQLKQALIQYDRTLLVADNRRCEPKKFGGPGARARYQKSYR, from the exons ATGGCTTCCCAGAGCGTGCAATGCTTcggcaagaagaagaccgCGACTG CTGTCGCCCACTGCAAG GCCGGAAAGGGTCTCGTCAAGGTCAACGGAAAGCCTCTTTCCCTCGTCCAGCCCGAGCTCCTGCGATTCAAGGTCTACGAGCCAATTCTGATCCTCGGTGTGGACAAGTTCG CTGATGTCGACATCCGTGTCCGTGTCTCCGGTGGTGGTCACACCTCGCAAGTCTACGCCATCCGCCAAGCCATCGCCAAATCCATCATCGCCTACTACCAAAAGTACGTCGACGAGCACTCGAAGAACCAGCTCAAGCAGGCGCTTATCCAGTACGACCGCACACTGCTCGTTGCCGATAACAGGCGGTGCGAGCCCAAGAAGTTCGGCGGTCCAGGTGCGCGCGCCAGGTACCAGAAGTCTTACCGTTAA